The sequence below is a genomic window from Lolium perenne isolate Kyuss_39 chromosome 7, Kyuss_2.0, whole genome shotgun sequence.
TAGATTACTCTTTTGCCACGGTTCAACTGGCATAAACGTGTAATAGCTACTCCCTCCGCCATAATAAGTGTCGTGTTTTAATTCAAAATTGAACTAAAACCACGACAGTTATTATGGATCAGAGGGCATACAAAAGATGCGGTGCAATATATAAATTATGAAGGTAATGCAGTAGGTAAATGCATGTGTTACATCCTCCTCTACCAGCCCTTACAACCCCTGACCAACCCACTCAAAAAGAACTTCTGTACTGAACCATGCCCAAATATGTATGGAAAAGTAATATGGAGCTACCATCAGTCCATCAGAACTTCAGAAGTTATGGATTCAAACTGTGGATCCTGAAGTTTCAGGAGAAAATAAATAAAATGCCAGAGAGCGCAACCCTGATCTTTGAGTGCACTAAGGTCAATTAATAGCTAGGAATACAATAGTTGTCTGGAATGGTTTCCAAAATGATGATCAGGAACTAAGCAACTTGATAATTTGCAGCGACAATCAAGTTACTGGATGAGCTCTTACAAGACGGAATATTAAGATTTGTTAAGAGGGCATGTTAGTCTTTCACGCAAAATGAAGAGACATTGGCAGCATTGTGAATGTGACGACTTAAAATACAATAATAATGACAGGAAAACTATTGAGCCTGAAAAAAACTGAACATCATAATACGTTGTTGCAAATAATGTtctggtttctttatagaatgaaGTTGCCAGGTAGTTCCCGAAGAAAATCAGTTTCTGATATAAACTAGTAATCCTACAGTTGCAATTGTCTTGTGAAAGAACCAGAACTTGTGCTTACGATGGTTGACACTTTCCAGGCATAAATCAAACAGACGAGACATCTGGAGCAAAAGGTTAAAACATGATCATCTTTAATCAGTCAAAAGAGTTAATAGCATACCTGAAAACTACCGATTTGTGTTGAGGTGCCGGGAGGCAATTCATTCTCATCCACATAAAACGCATCCAAAGTAAAACCGCTGCTCCTATGCAGCGTGATGATCTTAACACTGGGAAGGGGCTGGCCTCTCCGGAACACCGCGTTGCTTGACGCTGTTGATACTGGGCCTTCTTCAGTGCAAAATCCTATTGAGGCAGGAATTACATCTTGCACCTGAAATACATCGACAGCATGCTTCAAGTACCACATTAAGCTGATTTTATACTCATCAGATACTACAAGACAGAGAGCAAGCACGCATACCTCATACTCGCGAACACGGAATGTGGGGCTAAGCATTGCGCACTGCAGCGCACAACCCCGAGCCACACACTCGCTGACATTGATCGTGCGACTAGGCTCCCTTCTGAAGAATCCCGCcaaaaccctagcaatagcaggaACACGAGACCCTGACCCGACGAGCTCCACTGACTGCAGCTTCTCCAGCCCAATGCCTGAGTCCGCCATCGCCCTCCTGCACGGCTCGACGACTCTCTCCAGCAACCCGGAGCAGAGCCTCTCGAAGTCCTCCCTCCGGATCACGCCCCTCACATCCTTCTCCTCCATCAGGCACTCAATGTTGAGCACAGCCTCGGCGTTGGCGCTGAGCACCTTCTTGGCCTTCTCGCACGCGGCCCTGAGCCGCATGCTGGCCTTGACGCTACCCAGGACGTCGATCCCGTACCTGTCCCTGAACTCGGCCGCGAAGTGCTCGAAGAGCGCCTCGTCGAAGTCGCGGCCGCCGAGGTCGGCGTCGAAGCCGTGCGCGAGCACCTTCATGCCCGCGGGGTCGAAGGCGACGACGCCGGCCTGCGTGTCGGAGTGGCCGACGTCGACGAAGGCGACGTAGGTGGGTGGCCCGCCGGCGACGCCGAGGTCGGAGCGGTAGAGGCCGTAGCAGAGGGCCGTGGCGGCGAGGTCGTGCATGAGGCGGAGCGGGCGGAGGCCCGCCACAGCGGCCGCGTCGGCGTACGCGCGGCGCTGCGCCTGCGTGAAGTAGCAGGGGATGGAGATCACGCAGTCGGCGACGGGGGCCTCGAGGTCGGCCTCGGCGAGGTGTTTGAGGTAGGCGAGGAGCATGGCGAGGATGTGGGTTGGGGTGAGCGGGATGCGGCGGCCGAGGTGGTCGGCGTGGACGAGGGCGCCGGGGGTGTGGATGGGGAAGGGGAGGCGCGGGAGGTCGCGCGGGTGGAGGTCGGGGCgggaggcgaggaggaggaggcgcttGGGGCTGGAGAAGGgggcgtgggaggaggcggcggcggaggcgtgggcgcccAGGAGGCGCGCGTTGTGGGAGAAGGCGACGGCGGCGGGCGACTCGCGGCTGGACTCGGCGTTGAGGAGCACGTCGATCCCGcgctgccgcgccgccgccgccaccagggTGTCGTTGCCGACGTCGAAGCCCACGACGCTCATCGCGGCGGCcggagggcgacggcggcggcggtggtggtgattggGGGATTCGGCGATCGATGCGGTGGGTCGGGAGGGAGGGAAAGGGATTTGGGGGGACAGGTCCGTGCGCGTGTGGGTGTGGGTGGGTGGAGCGGCGGAGGGTACGGGCCGGCCGCGGCGGGGTGGGCGAGGGGAGCAGAGATGGTGCGGTCGGGCTTGTCAGGGGCTCAGGGCAGTGTCGTCAGCTTGTCACTGACAGCCCGGGCTTCTGCATTTGCCTGCCTTGCTAGGACATGGCATGCTCCAAATGCActtgctaagagcatctccagtaggTCAGGATCAGGCTACTAGCAAGATTTGGAGTATCTTCCGGAACTGACCTCGCTCCCCTCGGTCCCCTCCTCCAGGCGACAGGGGAGCCCAACcccagcccgccgccgccgcctccttgccCCTCCCTGCTCCCTCGTcgcctcctgatacgtctccgacgtatcgataatttcttgtgttccatgccacattattgatgatatctacatgttttatgcatactttatgtcatattcgtgcattttctggaactaacctattaacaagatgccgaagtgccgattctttgttcattgcttttggtttctaaatcctagtaacgaaatattctcggaattggacgaaatcaacgcccggggttctattttgccacgaagcttccgtaagaccgaagaggagacgaagtggggccacgaggtggccacaccctaggcggcgcggcctgtgccccggccgcgccgacctatggtgtgggcccctcgtgccgcctctgaccgcccttccgcctacaaatagcctccgtcgcgaaacccccggtcatcgagagccacgatacggaaaaccttcgagacgccgccgccgccaatcccatctcgggggattctggagatctcctccggcaccctgccggagaggggattcatctcccgaggactctacgccgccatggtcgcctccggagtgatgagtgagtagtctacccctggactatgggtccatagcagtagctagatggttgtcttctcctcattgtgcttcattgttggatcttgtgagctgcctaacatgatcaagatcatctatctgtaatactatatgttgtgtttgtcgggatccgatggatagagaatactatgttatgttaattatcaagttattacctatgtgttgtttatgatcttgcatgctctccgttattagtagaggctctggccaagttgatgctagtaactccaagagggagtatttatgctcgatagtgggttcatgtctccgtgaatcgggacaaaggatgtaaagttctaagattatggatgtgctgttgccactagggataaaacattgatgctatgtctaaggatgtagttattgattacattacgcgcaatacttaatgcaattgtctgttgttttcaacttaatactggagggggttcggatgataacctgaaggtggacttttcaggcatagatgcagttggatggcggtctatgtactttgttgtaatgcccaattaaatctcactatactcatcatgatatgtatgtgcatggtcatgctctctttatttgtcaattgcccaactgtaatttgttcacccaacatgctgtttatcttatgggagagacacctctagtgaactgtggaccccggtccaattctctttactgaaatacaatcatcgcaatacttgttctactgctttctgcaaacaatcatcttccacacaatacggttaatcctttgttacagcaagccggtgagattgacaacctcactgtttcgttggggcaaagtactttggttgtgttgtgcaggttccacgttggcgccggaatctctggtgttgcgccgcactacatctcgccgccatcaaccttcaacgtgcttcttgactcctactggtccgattaaaccttggtttcttactgagggaaacttgccgttgtgcgcatcacaccttcctcttggggttcccaacggacgtgccaaccacacgcatcaagcaaatttctggcgccgttgccggggagatcaagacacgctgcaaggggagtctccacttcccaatctctttactttgtttttgtcttactttattttatgtactactttgtttgctgcactaaatcaaaatacaaaaaaattagttgctagttttactttatttgctatcttgtttgctatatcaaaaacacaaaaaaattagttacttgcatttactttacttgattcatcatgtttccttttaattttaccacgaaagacataccggtaggacgtgggtctatagttgggagaaataatatagaggaatttttcaaccatgttagtaccattgacgattttgaggatagacacttggtagacctcgctcctacttatgaaattgctgttgctgctttagttcgcatgttggaaactaaatttgttaatctcaatcctagaatccaacacatgtttctcacacttggtgatatggaagaaggggaaaagaaagattttgttttagaaaccctccttagagaatttggtggtatagcaagagaggctagaaaggtctttgctaaatataatatgcttggttcttataccaatttggttagtctccttgaaaagatggatatggatagaataaagtacactaataatattaatgatggtggggagatcaaagcgccgataccatgtaagctcctagcgataaatgaagcgctagaaaataactatgcttggcttgttcctgaaaatttgtttgatgagagtagcaagcccaagactaatgaaaagggagccgctgaaacttatgtatccaatatactatgcatggttgagaaaaatcCAAACCCCGCTGAAGATTCACCATCTCttaataatacttgatacacactttctgcgcctagctgaaaggcgttaaagaaaagcgcttatgggagacaacccatggtttttactacagtactttgtttttattttatgtcttggaagttgtttactactgtagcaacctctccttatcttagttttatgttttgttgtgctaagtaaagtctttgatagtaaagttcatactagatttggattactgcgcagtttcagatttcgttgctgtcacgaatttcgacctgcctccctgtaggtagctcagaaaattaagccaatttacgtgcgtgatcctcagatatgtacgcaactttcattcaatttgggcattttcatttgagcaagtctggtgccattttaaaattcgtcaatacgaactgttctgttttgacagattctgccttttatttcgcattgcctcttttgctatgttggatgaatttctttgatccattaatgtccagtagctttatgcaatgtccagaattgttaagaatgattgtgtcacctctgaacatgttaatttttattgtgcactaaccctctaatgagttgtttcgagtttggtgtggaggaagttttcaaggatcaagagaggagtatgatgcaatatgatcaaggagagtgaaagctctaagcttggggatgccccggtggttcacccctgcatattctaagaagactcaagcgtctaagcttggggatgcccaaggcatccccttcttcatcgacaacattatcaggttcctcccctgaaactatatttttattccgtcacatcttatgtgctttgcttggagcgtcggtttgtttttgtttttgttttgtttgaataaaatggatcctagcattcactgtatgggagagagacacgctccgctgtagcatatggacaagtatgtccttaggctttactcataatattcatggcgaagtttcttcttcgttaaattgttatatggttggaattggaaaatgatacatgtagtaaattgctataatgtcttggataatgtgatacttggcaattgttgtgctcatgtttaagctcttgcatcatatactttgcacccattaatgaagaaatacatatagcatgctaaaatttggtttgcatatttggtctctctaaagtctagataatttctagtactgagttttgaacaacaaggaagacggtgtagattcttataatgtttacaatatgtcttttatgtgagttttgctgcaccgcttcatccttgtgtttgtttcaaatagccttgctagcctaaaccttgtatcgagagggaatacttctcatgcatccaaaatccttgagccaaccactatgccatttgtgtccaccatacctacctactacatggtatttctccgccattccaaagtaaattgcttaagtgctacctttaaaatcccatcattcacctttgcaatatatagctcatgggacaaatagcttaaaaactattgtggtattgaatatgtacttatgcactttatctcttattaagttggttgttgtgcgataaccatgtttctggggacgccatcaactattctttgttgaatatcatgtgagttgctatgcatgttcgtcttgtctgaagtaagggagatctaccaccttatggttaagcatgcatattgttagagaagaacattgggccgctaactaaagccatgatccatggtggaagtttcagttttggacatatatcctcaatctcatatgagaataataattgttgccacatgcttatgcattaaagaggagtccatcatctgttgtccatgttgtcccggtatggatgtctaagttgaaaataatcaaaagcgagaaatccaaaatgcgagctttctccttagacctttgtacaggcggcatggaggtaccccattgtgacacttggttaaaacatgtgtattgtgatgatccggtagtccaagctaattaggacaaggtgcgggcactattagtatactatgcatgaggcttgcaacttgtaagatataatttacataactcatatgctttattactaccgttgacaaaattgtttcatgttttcaaaatcaaagctctagcacaaatatagcaatcgatgcttttcctctatgaaggaccattcttttacttttatgttgagtcagttcacctatttctctccacctcaagaagcaaacacttgtgtgaactgtgcattgattcctacatacttgcatattgcacttattatattactctatgttgacaattatccatgagatatacacgttataagttgaaagcaaccgctgaaacttaatcttcttatgtgttgcttcaatacctttactttgatttattgctttatgagttaactcttatgcaagacttattgatgcttgtcttgaagtactattcatgaaaagtctttgctatatgattcacttgtttactcatgtcatttccattgttttgatcgctgcattcattacatatgtttacaaatagtatgatcaaggttatgatggcatgtcactccagaaattatctttgttatcgttttacctgctcgggacgagcagaactaagcttggggatgctgatacgtctccgacgtatcgataatttcttgtgttccatgccacattattgatgatatctacatgttttatgcatactttatgtcatattcgtgcattttctggactaacctattaacaagatgccgaagtgccagttgctgttttctgctgtttttggtttcagaaatcctagtaacgaaatattctcggaattggatgaaatcaacgcccagggtcctattttgccacgaagcttccagaagaccgaagaggagacgaagtggggccacgaggtggccacaccctagggcggcgtggcccaggccctggccgcgccgacctatggtgtgggcccctcgtgccgcctcctgacctgcccttccgcctacaaatagcctccgtcgcgaaacccccagtaccgagagccacgatacggaaaaccttactgagacgccgccgccgccaatcccatctcgggggattctggagatctcctccggcaccctgccggagaggggattcatctcccgaggactctacgccgccatggtcgcctccggagtgatgagtgagtagtctacccctggactatgggtccatagcagtagctagatggttgtcttctcctcattgtgcttcattgttggatcttgtgagctgcctaacatgatcaagatcatctatctgtaatactatatgttgtgtttgtcgggatccgatggatagagaatactatgttatgttaattatcaagttattacctatgtgttgtttatgatcttgcatgctctccgttattagtagaggctctggccaagttgatgctagtaactccaagagggagtatttatgctcgatagtgggttcatgtctccgtgaatctgggacagtgacagaaagttctaagattatggatgtgctgttgccactagggataaaacattgatgctatgtctaaggatgtagttattgattacattacgcgcaatacttaatgcaattgtctgttgttttcaacttaatactggagggggttcggatgataacctgaaggtggacttttcaggcatagatgcagttggatggtggtctatgtactttgtcgtaatgcccaattaaatctcactatactcatcatgatatgtatgtgcatggtcatgctctctttatttgtcaattgcccaactgtaatttgttcacccaacatgctgtttatcttatgggagagacacctctagtgaactgtggaccccggtccaattctctttactgaaatacaatctactgcaatacttgttctactgttttctgcaaacaatcatcttccacacaatacggttaatcctttgttacagcaagccggtgagattgacaacctcactgtttcgttggggcaaagtactttggttgtgttgtgcaggttccacgttggcgccggaatctctggtgttgcgccgcactacatctcgccgccatcaaccttcaacgtgcttcttgactcctactggtccgattaaaccttggtttcttactgagggaaacttgccgctgtgcgcatcacaccttcctcttggggttccc
It includes:
- the LOC127312200 gene encoding LOW QUALITY PROTEIN: heat shock 70 kDa protein 16 (The sequence of the model RefSeq protein was modified relative to this genomic sequence to represent the inferred CDS: inserted 1 base in 1 codon) is translated as MSVVGFDVGNDTLVAAAARQRGIDVLLNAESSRESPAAVAFSHNARLLGAHASAAASSHAPFSSPKRLLLLASRPDLHPRDLPRLPFPIHTPGALVHADHLGRRIPLTPTHILAMLLAYLKHLAEADLEAPVADCVISIPCYFTQAQRRAYADAAAVAGLRPLRLMHDLAATALCYGLYRSDLGVAGGPPTYVAFVDVGHSDTQAGVVAFDPAGMKVLAHGFDADLGGRDFDEALFEHFAAEFRDRYGIDVLGSVKASMRLRAACEKAKKVLSANAEAVLNIECLMEEKDVRGVIRREDFERLCSGLLERVVEPCRRAMADSGIGLEKLQSVELVGSGSRVPAIARVLAGFFRREPSRTINVSECVARGCALQCAMLSPTFRVREYEVQDVIPASIGFCTEEGPVSTASSNAVFRRGQPLPSVKIITLHRSSGFTLDAFYVDENELPPGTSTQIGSFQIGPFQAHSEKSKVKVKIRLNLHGLISVESAVLIDDDQRDANSADSMEVDSNDDMDHKSRNVRQMHRQDLPIVESIYGVMSKQELLEAQEQEQQLAYQDKLVERTKERKNALESYVYDIRNKLSERYRSFATDSEREEISVNLQQTEEWLYEEGDDETEAVYTSKLEELKKLVDPIENRCKDEEIRAEATRELLKSIGENRMAAKSLCAPEQEAIDDECTKAELWLRESSQLQGSLPKNVDPVVWSHEIKKKEEELDRSCSNIVTSKGXGHSSDDGC